TGGCCGCGCTCTTGCGACCCGGGCGGACGTCCCGCCCCCCACCACGCCGCGAGAGAGCGCCATGATCTGCATCCTGCACGGGTACCTGCTGGAAGGCTCCGGAAGCAACCTGTGGACGCGCTCCGTCGTGGAGTCGCTCTGCCGCCAGGGGGAGACGGTCCACCTGATGGCGCAGGAGAACCATCCCGAGCGCTACCCCTTCATCTCCGAAGCGCGCCACTACCACCCCGACGGCAGCGTCGCAACCTTCTATCAGCGCGGCGCGGGCGAGCACCCCGGCTGCTGCATCCTGCACAAGCCGGTACTGGGCGACACGCTGCCGGTGTACGTGTGGGACAAGTACGAGGAGTTCACCAACGTCGTCCCCATGGTGGACCTGGACGACGCGGCGATCGATTCGTACATGGAGCGCAACGTCCGCGCGCTCACCCGCATCGTGCGCGAGAACGGGATCACGGCCATGCACGCCAACCACGCCGTGCTCATGTCCGTGGTGGCGCAGCGCGTGGGAGCGTCGGAGGGGATTCCGTTCTCCATCATGCCGCACGGCAGCGCGCTGGAGTACGCCGTCAAACGCGACGAGCGCTTCCTGCGCCTGGCGACGGAGGCGTTCACGGCGGCGGGTCGCATCTTCGTGATCGGCTCCGAGATGCGCGGGCGGGTGAGCACCGTCTTCACCAGCGTACCCGGGCTGGACGAGAAGATGGTGGACCTGCACCTGGGCGTGGACACCAGCCAGTTCGAGCCCGTCGCGCGCGCGGAGCGTCCCCGCAAGGCCGCCCAGCTCCGCGAGTCGCTCGCCGGCCTCGACCGCGGCCGCACCCCGGCGCAGCTCGACGCCATGCTCGCGGCCCTGCGCGGCGACCTGACCGGCGCGGCGCTGGATGAGGCGCTGGCGGCCGGGCGCGGCTACGTCGCCAAGCTCCCCGACGCGGAGCTGGAGACGAAGCTGGCCGGCGTGGACTGGGAGCGCGAGCCCACGCTGCTCTACGTCGGCCGCCTGATTTCGGCCAAGGGAGTGCAGGAGGTGGTCGCGGCCCTTCCCCTCCTCCTGGAGCGCAATCCCGAGATGCGGCTGGTGGTGGTGGGCCACGGCCCCCTGCGCGAGCCGCTGGAGGCGATGCTCTGGGCGCTGGAGCACGGGGCGCGCGGCGTCTTCGCGGACATCGTGGCCCGCGGCCGAGAGATGGAGGGCGACCCCGAGGGCGAGGGCGGCTCCACCGAGCTCACCAAAGTCGCGCGCTTCATGGACAACCTGCGCGAGCGCGGCGAGCTGGATGCCTACTTCGACGCCGGCCAGCGCCACGTGCGCCGCGACCGCGTGATCTTTACCGGCTAC
This DNA window, taken from Longimicrobium sp., encodes the following:
- a CDS encoding glycosyltransferase family 4 protein, whose amino-acid sequence is MICILHGYLLEGSGSNLWTRSVVESLCRQGETVHLMAQENHPERYPFISEARHYHPDGSVATFYQRGAGEHPGCCILHKPVLGDTLPVYVWDKYEEFTNVVPMVDLDDAAIDSYMERNVRALTRIVRENGITAMHANHAVLMSVVAQRVGASEGIPFSIMPHGSALEYAVKRDERFLRLATEAFTAAGRIFVIGSEMRGRVSTVFTSVPGLDEKMVDLHLGVDTSQFEPVARAERPRKAAQLRESLAGLDRGRTPAQLDAMLAALRGDLTGAALDEALAAGRGYVAKLPDAELETKLAGVDWEREPTLLYVGRLISAKGVQEVVAALPLLLERNPEMRLVVVGHGPLREPLEAMLWALEHGARGVFADIVARGREMEGDPEGEGGSTELTKVARFMDNLRERGELDAYFDAGQRHVRRDRVIFTGYLTHAELRYLFPCCDAAVFPSVVKEAGPLVFLEALASGAFPLGTYFGGMKASIDSVATVLPPEAAEAMKLDPSPERTVADIVRHVPIALEMGERHKEALFRVARDRYDWSSVSRTLSEELGGL